The Corynebacterium suranareeae genome window below encodes:
- a CDS encoding sulfite exporter TauE/SafE family protein: protein MIVLTIAIVLLASVLIGALLQRMTGLGVGLVTGPVLTSLLGPLAGVTMVNGLSIINAVNNAWSVRKRTDWAKFRILAGALVLGSVPAVAVVYFLNGPWLLIFVGAMVLLALGVSLFPTEKFALKQEAKLPMVIFGVIGGFMSTVAGIAGPSLTVYARLSRWDYRDFVATLHPVLLVANTVSFLLKVILIGGLDFGGAPAWLWIGAVAMIFVGAWLGEIVNAKVSTPMAKRIATLLAAAGAAVVLFRGIMELV from the coding sequence TTGATCGTGTTAACCATCGCTATTGTGCTTCTCGCGTCAGTCCTCATCGGTGCTCTTCTCCAACGCATGACAGGATTGGGTGTCGGTCTCGTTACCGGCCCAGTCCTGACTTCTTTGTTAGGGCCGCTAGCAGGCGTGACTATGGTGAATGGTCTGTCCATCATCAATGCGGTGAACAATGCGTGGTCGGTGCGCAAACGCACTGACTGGGCCAAATTCCGAATTCTTGCCGGCGCTCTGGTACTTGGTTCTGTCCCTGCTGTTGCAGTGGTGTATTTCCTTAATGGACCATGGCTGTTGATTTTCGTTGGTGCGATGGTGCTGCTCGCGTTGGGTGTTTCTCTGTTCCCAACAGAGAAATTCGCACTCAAGCAAGAAGCTAAACTGCCTATGGTCATCTTCGGTGTGATTGGTGGATTCATGTCCACTGTTGCAGGCATTGCAGGACCATCCCTGACTGTTTATGCACGCCTGAGCCGCTGGGATTACCGCGACTTTGTGGCCACCTTGCACCCAGTTCTACTCGTGGCCAACACCGTATCGTTCCTACTCAAGGTTATCTTGATCGGTGGACTCGATTTCGGTGGCGCACCCGCATGGCTCTGGATCGGTGCCGTAGCGATGATCTTTGTCGGTGCTTGGTTGGGTGAAATCGTCAACGCTAAGGTGTCCACCCCAATGGCCAAGCGCATCGCTACGCTCCTGGCAGCAGCTGGTGCAGCAGTGGTGTTGTTCCGAGGCATCATGGAATTGGTTTAG
- a CDS encoding EamA family transporter: MATNRTSSAGVITSVLASALFGAIFFISGAIEAKAETLVAWRVLLTAACYLLALLHPAGRKVFKEFWDTLRPQPRQILYFIFLVVLISLQLWLFSWSPKSHALDASLGYLLLPIFLVIVGRFFFADYITRLQWIAVGVALIAVTLKFVISAQLSWVTFAIAAGYALYFALRKYSGLNNAFAYGAEVLVLSPLAFFMLATVEDPLSNTMLSMVILAGLAGALAMALYLAASTLLSMPMFGLLSYGEPILLFVAALLLGETLNLSDAIVYSLLACALALLGFDGMRRSRKNLESD; the protein is encoded by the coding sequence GTGGCAACAAATCGTACATCTTCCGCTGGAGTCATCACGTCTGTTCTCGCATCCGCTTTGTTCGGAGCGATCTTTTTCATCTCTGGGGCGATTGAGGCAAAGGCGGAAACACTTGTTGCTTGGCGTGTCCTTCTAACAGCGGCATGCTATTTGCTTGCCCTTCTGCACCCTGCTGGTCGGAAGGTGTTTAAGGAATTTTGGGACACGCTAAGGCCCCAACCTCGTCAAATTCTGTACTTCATCTTCCTTGTTGTACTTATTTCGCTTCAGCTGTGGCTGTTTTCTTGGTCGCCAAAGAGTCATGCTTTAGATGCCTCGCTTGGTTACCTATTACTGCCCATTTTCCTAGTAATTGTGGGGCGGTTTTTCTTCGCTGATTACATCACCAGGCTGCAGTGGATTGCGGTGGGTGTCGCGCTGATCGCAGTGACCTTGAAATTTGTCATTAGTGCGCAGCTTTCATGGGTAACTTTTGCCATCGCTGCGGGTTATGCACTGTATTTTGCGCTTCGTAAATACTCAGGGCTGAACAACGCTTTTGCTTACGGCGCAGAAGTTTTAGTGTTGAGTCCCCTGGCGTTTTTCATGCTCGCCACTGTCGAGGATCCGCTGTCTAACACCATGTTGTCGATGGTTATTCTGGCCGGCCTCGCTGGCGCTTTAGCTATGGCTTTGTATCTGGCTGCCTCAACGCTGCTCAGTATGCCAATGTTTGGCCTACTAAGTTACGGTGAACCAATCTTACTGTTCGTTGCAGCACTATTACTTGGTGAAACGTTGAATCTCAGCGACGCCATTGTCTACTCACTACTTGCGTGCGCCCTGGCATTACTGGGATTTGATGGAATGAGAAGGTCTCGCAAAAACCTCGAGTCCGATTAA
- a CDS encoding trimeric intracellular cation channel family protein, whose amino-acid sequence MDLALAHVDSTVSGLYDSLDLIGVLLNGIIGGTIARQRGYDIIGFLFLALFSALGGGMIRDMLIQRGTVAAIDNQIYLALAFTGALIAVAVNFKGHLWELFKVHGDAIVLGVWAVTGSVKAMNFGVAPLPSIFMGVLTAVGGGMVRDVVTGQTPSIFGGGTLYAVPATLSATSMVVFHSFDQVILGMIISPLLGIALAVLAYWCGWVIPVNTDFAPVNLTVSQLRSMLSKAEKKGWKERGKEDLS is encoded by the coding sequence ATGGATCTTGCACTCGCTCACGTTGATTCCACCGTTTCCGGGCTCTATGACTCCTTAGATCTCATTGGCGTGCTGCTCAACGGAATAATCGGAGGAACTATCGCCAGGCAACGAGGCTATGACATCATTGGCTTTTTGTTCCTGGCGTTGTTTTCTGCGCTGGGTGGCGGAATGATCCGCGACATGCTGATTCAGCGGGGGACTGTCGCGGCGATCGATAATCAGATTTACCTCGCCCTTGCTTTTACCGGTGCGTTAATTGCCGTGGCGGTGAACTTTAAAGGTCATCTGTGGGAGCTGTTTAAAGTTCACGGCGACGCGATTGTGCTGGGAGTGTGGGCTGTCACCGGATCAGTGAAAGCGATGAATTTCGGCGTAGCACCGCTGCCTAGCATTTTTATGGGCGTGTTAACCGCAGTGGGTGGTGGCATGGTGCGCGATGTGGTCACCGGGCAAACTCCATCGATTTTCGGCGGAGGAACTTTGTATGCCGTGCCTGCGACTCTTTCTGCCACCTCAATGGTTGTTTTTCACAGCTTTGATCAGGTGATCTTAGGGATGATTATTTCACCCCTGCTGGGCATTGCGTTGGCTGTTTTAGCGTATTGGTGCGGTTGGGTTATTCCAGTCAATACCGATTTCGCGCCGGTTAATCTCACGGTCAGCCAATTGCGCTCGATGTTGTCCAAGGCCGAAAAGAAGGGCTGGAAAGAGCGGGGAAAAGAGGATCTTTCATGA
- a CDS encoding META domain-containing protein — protein MRIVLLAISGMFLAACSTSVAGSWNAAEPAGAHIELSNDGSVAGSDGCNQFSGSWHKDGSTITFSSIVQTEMYCDGVNDWLTQLHAATVTDSTMTVFNEAGENIGELKR, from the coding sequence ATGAGAATTGTGCTTCTCGCGATTTCCGGCATGTTTTTAGCGGCGTGCAGCACGTCGGTGGCAGGCAGCTGGAATGCTGCTGAGCCCGCCGGAGCCCACATTGAGCTTTCCAATGATGGCTCGGTGGCAGGCTCCGATGGCTGCAATCAGTTCTCCGGCAGCTGGCATAAAGATGGCTCTACCATTACGTTTTCCAGCATCGTGCAGACCGAAATGTACTGTGACGGCGTCAACGATTGGCTCACTCAACTCCACGCCGCCACCGTGACCGATTCCACGATGACCGTATTCAACGAGGCCGGTGAGAACATCGGCGAGCTAAAACGCTAA
- the panD gene encoding aspartate 1-decarboxylase, which yields MLRTILGSKIHRATVTQADLDYVGSVTIDADLVHAAGLIEGEKVAIVDITNGARLETYVIVGDAGTGNICINGAAAHLINPGDLVIIMSYLQATDAEAKAYEPKIVHVDADNRIVALGNDLAEAIPGSGLLTSRSI from the coding sequence ATGCTGCGCACCATCCTCGGAAGCAAAATCCACCGAGCTACTGTCACCCAAGCTGATTTAGATTATGTGGGCTCTGTAACCATTGATGCAGATTTGGTTCATGCCGCTGGTTTAATTGAAGGCGAAAAGGTAGCCATCGTGGATATCACCAACGGCGCTCGCTTAGAAACCTATGTCATTGTCGGTGATGCGGGAACAGGCAATATTTGTATCAACGGTGCTGCTGCACACCTTATTAATCCTGGTGATCTTGTGATTATCATGAGTTACCTTCAAGCCACTGATGCTGAAGCCAAGGCGTATGAGCCAAAGATTGTGCACGTGGACGCTGATAACCGCATTGTTGCGCTCGGCAACGATCTTGCGGAGGCAATCCCAGGATCCGGGCTTTTGACGTCGAGAAGCATTTAG
- a CDS encoding DUF885 domain-containing protein, which translates to MTLQSSDKRSPSLLDASSEVFVHDLAALSPTDATAWGITGFEGELQDFSPDYWNAIAERNRDMVADVDAFDDGTDDNDDEEDFDDVDRVTADVLRDRVCLDLALHHQGETLANLNNIDSPVQTIRDTFLIMPRDTDDDVENLRERLSRVPDALHGYCESLAEAASQGHVAAIRQVEEVASQCEDLADEDSVLQHLGLDEDDPAVLEAQEAFARVAGWLSEQLAPHAPHEDAVGRDRYEMFSHLHVGEFVDLDEAYKWSLEQLRDIDAQQLQVAQQLYGAGTTIREAMKKLNADERYLITGTDALQEWMQKIADQAISDLNGISFNIPEPAREIECLIDPAGTGGIFYTPPSDDFSRPGRMWWSVPKKQEVFHTWQELTTVFHEGVPGHHLQISQTLVENDLNLWRRVACWNSGHGEGWALYAESLMKELGYHEDPGNLMGYLDAQRLRAARVAIDIGIHLNKKNPEGTGLWDASYARSFLRENTSMTEAALSFELNRYLGWPGQAASYAIGQRLWKNLRDEAIGQGQTLAEFHSKALSYGSIPMGILRDQVLN; encoded by the coding sequence ATGACTCTTCAGAGTTCTGATAAACGTTCTCCTTCACTATTAGACGCCTCCTCCGAGGTCTTTGTCCACGATTTGGCAGCTTTGTCGCCTACTGATGCAACCGCTTGGGGCATTACTGGCTTCGAAGGTGAGCTTCAGGATTTTTCACCTGACTATTGGAATGCCATCGCCGAACGCAACCGCGATATGGTTGCCGATGTCGATGCTTTTGACGACGGCACTGATGACAACGACGACGAAGAAGACTTCGACGACGTCGACCGCGTCACCGCAGACGTACTCCGTGACCGCGTATGCCTTGACCTAGCCCTCCACCACCAGGGCGAGACTTTGGCGAATCTCAACAATATTGATTCCCCAGTTCAAACCATCCGCGATACCTTCCTCATCATGCCGCGTGACACCGACGATGATGTGGAAAACCTCCGCGAACGCCTCTCCCGTGTCCCAGATGCCCTCCACGGCTACTGCGAATCACTCGCCGAAGCCGCCAGCCAAGGCCATGTGGCAGCCATCCGACAGGTTGAAGAAGTAGCCTCGCAATGCGAAGACCTCGCTGATGAAGACTCTGTCTTACAACACCTGGGCCTTGATGAAGATGATCCAGCTGTCCTAGAAGCCCAAGAAGCCTTCGCCCGTGTTGCAGGATGGCTCTCAGAACAACTAGCCCCACATGCTCCACATGAAGATGCCGTGGGTCGAGACCGCTACGAAATGTTCTCCCACCTCCACGTTGGTGAATTTGTGGACCTTGATGAAGCCTACAAATGGTCACTCGAGCAGCTACGCGACATCGACGCACAGCAGCTACAGGTAGCCCAACAACTTTACGGCGCAGGCACAACCATCCGTGAAGCGATGAAAAAGCTCAACGCTGATGAGCGCTACCTGATCACAGGCACCGATGCTTTACAAGAGTGGATGCAAAAAATCGCCGACCAGGCAATCTCTGATCTCAATGGCATCTCCTTCAACATTCCAGAGCCAGCCCGCGAAATTGAATGCCTGATCGACCCAGCCGGTACCGGTGGAATTTTCTACACCCCACCAAGCGATGACTTCTCCAGGCCAGGACGCATGTGGTGGTCTGTACCGAAAAAACAGGAAGTGTTCCACACCTGGCAAGAACTCACCACCGTTTTCCACGAAGGAGTACCAGGACACCACCTGCAGATCTCCCAAACCTTGGTGGAAAATGATCTGAACCTGTGGCGTCGTGTTGCCTGCTGGAACTCCGGCCACGGTGAAGGCTGGGCCTTGTACGCAGAATCCTTGATGAAGGAGCTTGGCTACCACGAAGATCCAGGCAACCTCATGGGATACCTGGACGCTCAGCGACTCCGTGCAGCGCGCGTAGCAATCGATATCGGAATTCACCTGAATAAGAAGAACCCAGAAGGCACCGGCCTATGGGATGCATCCTATGCCCGCAGCTTCCTCCGTGAGAACACCTCTATGACAGAAGCCGCTTTGTCTTTCGAACTCAACCGATACCTTGGTTGGCCTGGACAAGCAGCGTCTTATGCCATTGGTCAGCGCCTGTGGAAGAACTTGCGCGATGAAGCCATCGGCCAGGGACAAACATTGGCTGAATTCCACAGCAAGGCTTTGTCTTACGGCAGCATTCCGATGGGCATTCTGCGTGACCAGGTGCTGAACTAA
- a CDS encoding AbrB family transcriptional regulator has product MSDKEPDSHEEEPQKPSRKVIALRWCIVAPLSLAVGWLFTMWGVPAAWILGAILVAGICALTTGNDLPLAKGVHVFGRSIVAMLAAMPLISSSGSELLRFLIPGLVISFFTIAVGIVGGLLLARSRPEILPETGVLSMLAGGASVMPILARELGADFRYVALTQYLRLLVVSMTLPLVTHFFVPGGADLGSPPERWLDVLGLEEFGASISVLSLVVLFGIVLAGEPLGRLLRLPAPAVMGPLILTVLVSFVLPDDLTVQPPTVFKIIAFMAIGWMCGGALNMTALKLFSKQLPATFLFIFALLAVCAGAAGLLTWWLDISFFEAYLATSPGALETVLALSSEGAAGPVVVTIQIIRLLAILTIASSIPALLRFILRRDR; this is encoded by the coding sequence TTGAGTGATAAAGAACCTGATTCCCACGAAGAAGAACCACAGAAGCCATCCCGCAAGGTTATTGCTTTACGTTGGTGCATCGTAGCGCCTCTATCGCTAGCCGTGGGGTGGCTTTTTACCATGTGGGGTGTACCCGCTGCCTGGATTCTCGGGGCGATTCTTGTGGCTGGCATTTGTGCATTAACTACGGGAAATGATCTTCCACTAGCTAAAGGTGTGCACGTTTTCGGCCGGTCCATCGTGGCGATGTTAGCCGCAATGCCCCTCATTAGTTCCTCCGGGTCGGAACTCTTACGGTTCCTCATCCCAGGTCTTGTGATTTCTTTTTTCACCATCGCGGTGGGAATCGTCGGTGGATTGTTGTTAGCTAGGTCCAGACCAGAAATTCTGCCAGAAACAGGTGTGCTGTCCATGCTTGCGGGTGGTGCTTCGGTGATGCCCATTTTGGCTCGTGAGTTAGGGGCAGATTTCCGCTATGTCGCGTTAACCCAATACCTCAGGCTGTTGGTTGTTTCCATGACATTACCGCTGGTGACGCACTTTTTCGTCCCAGGTGGTGCAGATCTGGGATCGCCACCGGAGAGATGGTTGGACGTGTTGGGATTGGAAGAGTTCGGGGCGTCGATAAGCGTTTTATCTCTCGTGGTGCTCTTCGGCATTGTGCTGGCCGGTGAACCTTTAGGCCGGTTGCTGCGCTTGCCGGCGCCTGCGGTGATGGGTCCGCTGATTCTGACAGTGCTGGTTAGTTTTGTTTTGCCCGATGATCTCACCGTGCAGCCGCCGACCGTATTCAAGATTATTGCATTCATGGCGATCGGCTGGATGTGTGGTGGTGCTTTGAATATGACGGCACTGAAGCTTTTTTCCAAGCAGCTTCCAGCAACGTTCCTGTTCATTTTCGCACTGCTTGCCGTGTGTGCGGGTGCGGCGGGGCTGCTGACCTGGTGGCTTGATATCAGCTTCTTCGAGGCCTACCTGGCAACCAGTCCGGGTGCGCTGGAAACTGTTCTCGCGTTATCTTCGGAAGGTGCCGCAGGTCCCGTGGTGGTGACGATCCAGATCATTCGCCTCCTTGCGATCTTGACCATTGCCAGCTCAATCCCCGCGCTGCTGCGTTTTATTTTGCGCAGGGACCGCTAG
- a CDS encoding TSUP family transporter, with amino-acid sequence MGLELAASGWAILITGAAVAGWIDAVIGGGGLVLIPLILAVMPQLAPVTALASNKLAAVTGTASAAFTLVRRVKPDKKLFFYYVPIAAICSGAGALAASLIDKQVMRPMIIVLMLVVGLIVVFKPNFGTGESKTLPTGWRRWAAIVAVGLIAAYDGIFGPGTGMFLIMAFTALLSQNFLSSAAMAKVVNTATNLGALIVFIIGGHMWWTLGLVLAVANVAGAQLGARTVLGGGTRLIRYALLTLVVVMSIYLTWQQLQGM; translated from the coding sequence ATGGGGTTGGAATTAGCAGCTAGTGGGTGGGCAATCCTTATTACAGGCGCAGCAGTAGCCGGATGGATCGACGCCGTGATCGGCGGGGGAGGACTAGTGCTGATTCCACTCATCCTCGCGGTCATGCCCCAACTAGCACCCGTAACAGCACTGGCCTCCAATAAATTGGCAGCTGTCACAGGCACAGCATCGGCAGCATTTACTCTGGTACGACGAGTAAAACCCGATAAAAAACTGTTTTTCTACTACGTGCCCATCGCAGCAATATGCTCAGGCGCAGGCGCCTTGGCAGCCAGCTTGATAGACAAACAAGTAATGCGCCCAATGATTATTGTGTTAATGCTGGTCGTGGGCCTCATCGTGGTGTTCAAACCCAACTTTGGCACCGGCGAAAGCAAAACACTACCCACCGGATGGCGGCGCTGGGCAGCTATTGTTGCAGTGGGATTAATCGCAGCCTATGACGGCATCTTCGGCCCCGGCACCGGAATGTTCCTCATCATGGCATTCACCGCATTGCTGTCCCAAAACTTCCTCTCATCGGCCGCCATGGCGAAGGTAGTAAACACCGCAACGAACCTGGGTGCACTAATTGTATTCATCATCGGCGGACACATGTGGTGGACTCTAGGGCTAGTGCTCGCCGTGGCCAATGTCGCAGGAGCGCAACTCGGTGCCCGAACGGTACTTGGTGGCGGTACCAGGCTAATTAGATACGCACTACTGACCTTGGTCGTCGTAATGAGCATCTACCTCACCTGGCAACAGCTCCAAGGAATGTAA